One Vibrio penaeicida DNA segment encodes these proteins:
- a CDS encoding DMT family transporter → MHTQQHNPIRGASWMLTAGMAFAIVNSLAQVASINFGVPSTTVALLQYGIALLVILPYLRTLGIRQSLKTQHFGWHAMRVFLSVIGIQLWLWALAYPVPIWQGIALLMTSPLFATVGSGLILKEKVGAARWFATLAGFAGAMIILEPWADDFSWATLLPVGAAFFWACYSIMVKKLSVNDPPSTMVVYLLLLITPFNLLLALPDFSMPSTWNLWAVLIAAGAMTALAQWAIVKAYAVADASFVQPFDHAKLPLNVLAGWMVFGWVPPGRLWLGAAIIIGAVAFITHWETKKSN, encoded by the coding sequence ATGCACACTCAACAACATAACCCTATACGCGGTGCGTCTTGGATGCTTACCGCCGGAATGGCTTTCGCCATTGTTAATAGCCTTGCTCAAGTCGCAAGTATTAACTTTGGCGTTCCGTCCACCACCGTAGCGCTGCTCCAATATGGGATTGCGCTATTGGTTATTCTCCCGTATCTAAGAACGCTAGGCATTCGCCAATCACTCAAAACTCAACATTTTGGGTGGCATGCAATGCGGGTTTTTCTCTCCGTTATTGGTATACAACTTTGGCTGTGGGCACTGGCGTACCCTGTCCCTATTTGGCAAGGCATCGCATTGCTAATGACATCACCGCTTTTCGCCACCGTTGGTTCAGGTTTGATCCTAAAAGAAAAAGTGGGGGCTGCTCGCTGGTTTGCGACATTGGCAGGCTTTGCTGGTGCCATGATTATTTTAGAGCCATGGGCAGACGACTTTAGCTGGGCGACACTATTGCCTGTCGGTGCTGCATTTTTCTGGGCATGTTATTCCATTATGGTGAAAAAGTTATCAGTGAACGATCCACCTTCCACTATGGTCGTGTACCTTCTTTTGCTGATCACCCCATTTAATCTATTGTTGGCGCTACCCGATTTTTCTATGCCTAGCACGTGGAATTTATGGGCAGTGTTGATTGCCGCAGGAGCGATGACAGCGCTAGCGCAATGGGCAATTGTGAAAGCTTACGCCGTTGCCGATGCATCGTTTGTACAACCCTTTGATCACGCAAAACTTCCTCTAAACGTGTTGGCTGGGTGGATGGTATTTGGCTGGGTTCCACCTGGGCGGCTATGGCTTGGCGCCGCCATTATTATTGGTGCCGTCGCTTTTATTACGCACTGGGAAACCAAAAAGTCGAACTAG
- a CDS encoding phytanoyl-CoA dioxygenase family protein has protein sequence MYSNSKFPMFANKDNISLEDFVTSRVPSSEFALKWPSEVHQGIVIYDAHQIDSENWDTIKEELASIFLMGGGIVVIKHFFSDTQIVDSMSHVFNDILASELGFGEGDHFAQAGATANGRIWNVFQKSALANPDVFINYYKNPLLKLVSESWLGGNYQVTSQVNIVRPGGRAQQSHRDYHLGFQHADTLSQYPVHAQQMSALLTLQGAIAHSDMPLESGPTKLLPYSQHYPLGYVSCREPIFQQYFEDHCVQLPLSKGDALFFNPAIVHAAGQNDTQDVQRCANLLQISSAFAKPMETVDLAKVSSTLFDNLSVHWQSGTLNELEKDAILTASADGYSFPTNLDTDAPVGELAPQTMKQLLKSVLDKGESKQQYQEALLAQSERRKAEPER, from the coding sequence ATGTACTCGAACTCTAAATTTCCAATGTTTGCGAACAAAGACAACATCAGTTTAGAAGACTTTGTCACCAGTCGTGTTCCCTCTTCAGAATTTGCACTCAAATGGCCATCTGAAGTGCATCAAGGTATTGTCATTTACGATGCGCACCAAATTGATTCCGAAAACTGGGACACGATCAAAGAAGAATTAGCGAGTATTTTTCTGATGGGAGGCGGTATTGTCGTCATTAAGCACTTTTTCTCGGATACCCAAATCGTCGATTCGATGAGTCATGTTTTTAATGACATTCTGGCATCGGAGCTAGGGTTTGGTGAAGGCGATCATTTCGCTCAAGCAGGGGCAACGGCCAATGGGCGTATCTGGAATGTGTTTCAAAAAAGTGCGTTGGCGAACCCAGACGTATTCATCAATTACTACAAGAACCCTTTGCTTAAATTGGTTTCAGAGTCTTGGCTTGGCGGAAACTACCAAGTTACCTCTCAGGTGAATATTGTTCGTCCAGGGGGACGCGCACAACAGTCTCATCGCGATTACCACCTTGGTTTTCAACACGCAGATACGTTAAGCCAATACCCCGTTCATGCTCAGCAAATGTCGGCATTATTGACTCTGCAAGGAGCTATCGCACACAGTGATATGCCGCTAGAGAGCGGTCCGACCAAGCTTTTACCTTACTCACAACACTACCCATTAGGGTATGTCTCGTGCAGAGAGCCCATATTTCAACAGTACTTCGAAGATCACTGTGTGCAACTGCCGTTATCCAAAGGCGATGCCCTCTTTTTTAACCCAGCCATCGTGCACGCAGCAGGACAAAACGACACACAAGACGTGCAGCGCTGCGCCAACTTACTTCAAATATCCTCTGCGTTTGCGAAACCGATGGAAACGGTAGATTTAGCAAAGGTATCGTCAACGCTCTTCGATAACCTAAGTGTACATTGGCAATCAGGAACACTGAACGAATTGGAAAAAGACGCCATTCTTACAGCCTCGGCTGATGGTTACTCTTTCCCCACCAATTTAGATACAGACGCACCCGTTGGTGAATTAGCGCCTCAAACCATGAAACAGTTACTCAAATCGGTATTAGACAAAGGCGAGTCGAAACAACAATACCAAGAAGCACTATTGGCTCAATCCGAAAGGCGAAAAGCTGAACCCGAGAGGTGA
- the iolB gene encoding 5-deoxy-glucuronate isomerase, protein MSDLLSKRKSRDEQNRIQHITPASAGWTYIGFDVVQLTSGQTQSFEAVEGQEVCIVLVSGKARATLAGESLGEIGERMSPFDKIKPYAVYLSNGAVCTLNAQTDLELAVCRAPGKGTHPSRLISPKDIGAEHRGNGRNQRFVHNILPDDKPADSLLVVEVYTDEGCTSSYPSHKHDQDDPPNETLLEETYYHRLNPEQGFCFQRVYTDDRTLDESMAVYDRDVVQVPKGYHPVATVAGYDSYYLNVMAGPVRQWLFTWEKDHQWVNTDEYKKMD, encoded by the coding sequence ATGTCTGATTTACTTTCTAAACGGAAAAGTCGGGACGAACAGAACCGTATACAGCACATTACACCTGCGTCGGCGGGTTGGACGTACATTGGTTTTGACGTTGTGCAACTCACGAGTGGTCAAACCCAAAGTTTTGAAGCCGTAGAAGGACAAGAAGTTTGTATTGTACTGGTTTCAGGCAAGGCAAGGGCGACATTAGCCGGGGAGAGTTTGGGGGAGATAGGGGAGAGGATGTCACCATTCGACAAGATCAAACCTTATGCTGTTTACCTTTCAAACGGAGCTGTATGCACATTAAACGCTCAAACAGATTTAGAGCTAGCAGTGTGCCGAGCTCCGGGCAAAGGCACGCACCCATCGCGACTGATCTCTCCTAAAGACATAGGTGCCGAGCATCGTGGCAATGGCCGAAATCAGCGGTTTGTGCATAACATTTTGCCCGACGACAAACCCGCAGACAGTTTGCTGGTTGTTGAAGTTTATACCGATGAAGGGTGCACAAGTTCTTACCCCAGTCATAAGCACGATCAAGACGATCCGCCGAATGAAACTTTGCTAGAAGAAACGTACTACCACCGGCTGAATCCAGAACAAGGATTTTGTTTTCAGCGAGTGTACACCGATGATCGTACGTTGGACGAATCCATGGCGGTGTATGACCGCGATGTTGTTCAGGTACCTAAAGGTTATCACCCTGTCGCGACCGTAGCTGGTTATGACAGCTACTATTTAAATGTGATGGCTGGCCCAGTAAGACAATGGTTGTTTACATGGGAAAAAGACCATCAATGGGTTAATACTGACGAATATAAAAAGATGGATTAA
- the iolG gene encoding inositol 2-dehydrogenase — protein MFNIALFGAGRIGQVHAANISSHPKTNLTAIIDPYEKGALMLAEKYDAQVMSIQDAMENPSIHAVCIGSATDTHADLIELAAKSNKAIFCEKPIDLSLERVRQCLATVSTHQVPMLVGFNRRYDPHFSALQQQYAKGAIGKAESLVITSRDPAPPPVEYVKVSGGLFRDMAIHDFDMARFILGEDPISVMAHGSCMVDEEIGKAGDIDTAVTVLSFPSGATATIINSRRSGYSYDQRAELHGSEGMLRVENLPENLVQQWDESGVQSAKPQPFFLERYEKAYQVEWQHFVDILERKTAPLCSGYDGEIALVIAEAATKSMRSGQPVSL, from the coding sequence ATGTTTAATATTGCTCTATTTGGTGCCGGACGCATTGGTCAGGTACATGCTGCCAACATTTCTTCACACCCAAAAACTAACCTTACGGCGATTATCGACCCTTATGAAAAGGGCGCTCTTATGTTGGCAGAGAAATACGATGCGCAAGTTATGTCGATACAGGATGCGATGGAAAATCCGAGTATTCACGCGGTTTGCATTGGCTCGGCAACGGATACCCATGCTGATTTGATTGAACTTGCAGCGAAATCGAACAAGGCTATTTTTTGTGAAAAGCCCATTGATTTAAGCCTAGAGCGAGTGCGTCAATGTCTTGCGACTGTTTCTACTCATCAAGTACCGATGTTGGTGGGGTTCAATCGCCGATACGATCCTCATTTTTCTGCGCTCCAGCAACAGTATGCTAAAGGGGCGATCGGTAAAGCTGAGTCGTTAGTGATTACGTCTCGTGACCCCGCTCCACCGCCAGTTGAGTATGTCAAAGTCTCTGGTGGTTTGTTTCGAGACATGGCAATTCACGATTTTGATATGGCGCGATTCATACTAGGAGAGGATCCTATTTCTGTGATGGCCCATGGCAGTTGTATGGTGGATGAAGAGATCGGAAAAGCAGGTGATATCGACACGGCGGTAACGGTTCTCTCTTTCCCTTCTGGTGCTACCGCAACGATCATTAATAGTCGTCGATCTGGATACAGCTATGATCAACGCGCAGAACTTCATGGAAGTGAAGGGATGTTACGTGTAGAAAATTTGCCGGAAAATTTGGTTCAGCAATGGGATGAATCTGGTGTGCAATCAGCGAAACCTCAGCCGTTTTTTCTAGAAAGATACGAAAAAGCTTATCAAGTTGAATGGCAACATTTTGTGGATATCCTCGAAAGAAAAACAGCGCCTTTATGCAGCGGATATGATGGTGAGATTGCTTTAGTAATTGCTGAAGCTGCCACCAAATCTATGCGTTCAGGGCAGCCTGTTTCGCTATAA